A single window of Sphingobacteriales bacterium DNA harbors:
- a CDS encoding FKBP-type peptidyl-prolyl cis-trans isomerase — translation MQKNVLFVTFSICLLVFGQNSTTKSKTTTKVTPKTTTTTVAPKLKTLADSIGYILGVQIVNDIQKNTVTNPSLSGLNLGFKDAYNNSSKYLIPEEKFQEYLQTFFQNQQALLSKAKSDVNDKFFEENGKRQGVKKTASGLQYEVISLGTGAKPLATDVVKVFYKGTHLDGKEFDGNIGKEPITFPLNQVILGWTEGLQLMPVGSKFKFYLPPSLGYGVNGSPPVIEPNEALIFEVELLGIEAPKENIAPQLFNPEQEHDHSDPNHKH, via the coding sequence ATGCAAAAAAATGTACTATTTGTTACTTTTTCGATATGCTTATTAGTCTTTGGACAAAATTCAACAACAAAGTCTAAAACAACGACAAAAGTAACACCAAAAACAACAACGACAACAGTAGCTCCAAAATTGAAAACACTTGCAGATTCAATTGGCTATATACTTGGTGTACAAATTGTAAATGATATTCAAAAAAACACAGTAACTAATCCAAGTTTATCAGGATTAAATTTAGGATTCAAAGATGCTTACAACAATTCAAGCAAATATTTGATTCCTGAAGAAAAATTCCAAGAGTATTTACAAACATTCTTTCAAAATCAACAAGCACTATTGTCAAAAGCAAAATCTGATGTAAATGACAAATTCTTTGAAGAAAATGGTAAAAGACAAGGTGTGAAAAAAACAGCTAGTGGCTTACAATATGAAGTGATTTCATTAGGCACTGGCGCAAAACCATTAGCAACTGATGTTGTAAAAGTATTTTACAAAGGTACGCATTTAGATGGAAAAGAATTTGATGGTAATATTGGTAAAGAGCCAATTACATTTCCATTGAATCAAGTAATTTTAGGATGGACAGAAGGTTTGCAGTTAATGCCAGTGGGTTCTAAATTCAAATTCTATTTACCACCAAGTTTAGGTTATGGTGTTAACGGAAGTCCTCCAGTAATTGAACCAAATGAAGCTTTAATTTTTGAAGTTGAACTATTAGGTATTGAAGCTCCAAAAGAAAATATTGCACCACAATTATTCAACCCAGAGCAAGAACATGACCACTCAGATCCAAATCATAAACATTAA
- a CDS encoding T9SS type A sorting domain-containing protein, which translates to MEKMTNRCATSIGDPLPYQWGARNSSTDKTVWASFVAPSTGKVKIRAENIDQIRGEDDYHQDINLQLAVFQTSNCFDKWRLTELRSGFGFDGGCIELDPTNADDYTGVCLPGVLGCGFDEYMVVSCLKPGETYYIMIDGDASYVAGADFEDVEGDFRISVQEVSGIPASTNDDICDAATIAGVNALAVNGSVTTVAFNNSCATIEPNIEGAGKIAEKITGTYQDNLADLTTDEFNVEHSLWFKFQAPASGKVRIEALQEVNDIDLGIAVYDIPNQTCNGLATNGFTIMEDYDPPILGGQSEDMEVHCLVPNRWYWVQVDGDRNTTCGPLLTAICGDPLRDVAGGTGTDCETGQFKVKITHLPADPTYASNVDYTVNPDLPGGNDNMCEAHRVKNPSGSINIFNNATYLQNGESITFRHNNRCATTEVNEPEMNGWDLNPFNSDNTPTVWYAFNTGPILPPLLPGEITINVTNPSGTCFDPDMDLYEYTGALNSYYTAAGCTNLGNNKFNRLYRVGEGTNIPYLPLNPRNERITLTCPKPMTTYLLRVAGSSACPLFGDNMGDFDISISMSATPGLDVANDDICNARNMGTVAAGGSQIRNLENNFCATQQQGEPNTDQDCVQSEPCSDETVWFKFRTSATPGDIEVVVRDVLSNGYIAAPQIAVYRYIGADNSCTTDPFNGIAKLDENTGVVVLAGVTVDSAKVSIPCAKPNTWYYVQVDGIDMSLLGFTLPGATDNFLFNLQVRDLGNYSKRASNDNLVNALPMDSTVTAPGLYVLPAGGTKSRYGHNICATCENNESGDYCGTSETGHTAIFSAEDETVWFYFTTSDNPGVTTITVADNPSISGTFSPNFTLYYYNQTMGNPAFRVTNAPSRVIIQEGSSSTGVSSTSESFTCLLPNTRYLIQIDGNDNVPFTVDQGDFIVTVSDDGSGNPGPSNDLICSAEALSTSMASAVNRTNKCSWEETGEPNTSNNMGGTGDDVTSNDYDETVWFTFVPTAEQSVRMQLDVTSGMLGGINYVLYEVPSTTTITCTGTPADIPTWSQLKEIASGSSTLLVGNEIDETWPCLKTSKRYYLQIDGNDLVGSVDVGNFNIQLTNSNQTTPLNDDICGIGATPGAFPSTSTSGNFGTFTTSTTKAFTAQNNTCATQQVGEPETDGPLDDITDGSYDHTLWYKFVASNTDGTYNINVTNGAGDAINAYIGVWREDNTSGAPVCTSTTWNNMTQIKESNNVDLNNNETLGLACWEIEEGKTYYVQIQGIDGVLGGDVGNNFSVSVQFTSGTTNPADNICTAPTANIGTTYNADNRCATSQANEPNVSPMPQTPSNGSSYDETLWYQFVAPASGEVRLTLSNFSVPLLLSVNMNLYEAPTGYNCATNGFTGLMLNESSGFLTSGLGSTDFRCLSPGKTYYIQFDGNDLFTDRGTWDFVINDLYAENVAPANDEPCGAEDVTQHIRSAAFGPCSSDGQYLTKIYVVKDTATDIDQATKTATAIGCNGESNCNDYWFKFTVPLSATGIRIQGNDEYSSIAGINNSDQHIGIYRAPSGCSGVLQQVNCGSGGFGNDVDMTVAAFPGETLYLQVFNADAPTNPNDVTFGFCLSVDCPAKLPCSTSSSIGYDQPQCWNMNTNGTDYNPIYYDCLSEANNSVNYFTFNTDCDGTPVDTVQMIFSLTNLGCGKTAMSMMQDNTPCTPDYQEVIVNCAVFEEVLGGTTATNFNQTYILPRCTKYVVQIISDENEASCASAGQILFVKGTSPTTILPIELLSFTGYNDGEVNVLNWTTASEINSLKFEIEKSYDATNFEYIGEKLAAGNSNIPVDYTFNDENPQVGDNYYRLKMYDTDGTFKYSEIINIKLGENNTAINDGIVKIYPNPTNGLLNIQYQASRATELDLNVFDVTGRNMINEAKKVERGMNIIQIDAMQFAKGMYILNLLDKEQQQNHQAKFVKE; encoded by the coding sequence ATGGAAAAAATGACCAATAGATGTGCTACATCAATTGGAGATCCATTACCATATCAATGGGGCGCAAGAAATTCTTCTACAGATAAAACTGTTTGGGCTTCTTTCGTTGCACCATCAACTGGAAAAGTAAAAATTAGAGCAGAAAATATCGATCAAATAAGAGGAGAAGATGACTATCACCAAGATATAAACTTACAGTTGGCTGTATTCCAAACTTCAAATTGTTTTGATAAATGGAGATTAACAGAACTAAGAAGTGGTTTCGGATTTGATGGTGGCTGTATAGAATTAGATCCAACAAATGCTGATGATTATACAGGTGTTTGTTTACCAGGTGTATTAGGCTGTGGCTTTGATGAGTATATGGTTGTTAGCTGTTTAAAACCAGGTGAAACATATTATATCATGATTGATGGTGATGCAAGTTATGTTGCAGGAGCAGATTTTGAAGATGTAGAAGGTGATTTTAGAATATCAGTACAAGAAGTATCTGGAATTCCTGCATCTACAAATGATGATATTTGTGATGCTGCAACAATTGCAGGAGTAAATGCATTGGCAGTTAATGGTTCAGTAACAACAGTAGCTTTCAACAATAGCTGTGCAACTATAGAACCAAATATAGAAGGTGCAGGTAAAATTGCAGAAAAAATCACAGGTACATATCAAGATAATTTGGCAGATTTAACTACAGATGAGTTTAATGTAGAACATTCATTATGGTTTAAATTCCAAGCTCCAGCATCTGGAAAAGTAAGAATTGAAGCATTACAAGAAGTTAATGATATTGATCTTGGAATTGCAGTGTATGATATACCAAACCAAACATGTAATGGTTTAGCAACAAATGGATTTACAATCATGGAAGATTATGATCCACCAATACTTGGAGGACAAAGTGAAGATATGGAGGTGCATTGTTTAGTTCCTAACAGATGGTATTGGGTACAAGTAGATGGAGATAGAAATACAACTTGTGGTCCTTTACTTACAGCTATTTGTGGTGATCCATTAAGAGATGTTGCAGGTGGCACAGGAACAGATTGTGAGACAGGACAGTTTAAAGTAAAAATTACACATTTACCAGCAGATCCAACTTACGCAAGTAATGTAGATTATACAGTAAATCCAGATTTGCCAGGTGGAAATGACAATATGTGTGAAGCACACAGAGTTAAAAATCCATCTGGTTCAATAAATATTTTTAATAATGCAACATACCTACAAAATGGAGAAAGTATAACATTTAGACATAATAACAGATGTGCAACTACAGAAGTAAACGAACCAGAAATGAATGGATGGGATTTGAATCCATTTAATTCAGATAATACACCAACGGTTTGGTATGCATTCAATACTGGACCAATTCTTCCACCACTATTACCTGGAGAAATTACGATTAATGTAACCAATCCAAGTGGTACTTGTTTTGATCCAGATATGGACTTATATGAATATACAGGAGCCTTAAATTCATATTATACAGCTGCTGGTTGTACAAACTTAGGCAATAATAAATTTAATAGATTATACAGAGTTGGAGAAGGAACAAACATTCCATATTTACCACTTAATCCAAGAAATGAAAGAATTACTTTGACTTGTCCTAAACCAATGACTACATATTTGTTAAGAGTTGCAGGCTCAAGTGCCTGTCCATTATTTGGTGATAATATGGGTGATTTTGATATATCTATATCAATGTCAGCTACACCAGGATTAGATGTTGCAAATGATGATATTTGTAATGCAAGAAATATGGGAACTGTAGCTGCTGGTGGTAGTCAAATTAGAAATTTAGAAAATAATTTCTGTGCTACTCAGCAACAAGGCGAACCAAATACAGACCAAGATTGTGTGCAATCTGAACCATGTTCTGACGAAACAGTATGGTTTAAATTTAGAACAAGTGCAACACCAGGCGATATTGAAGTGGTAGTAAGAGACGTTCTTTCTAACGGTTATATTGCTGCACCACAAATTGCAGTGTATAGATATATAGGCGCAGATAATTCTTGTACCACAGATCCATTTAATGGAATTGCTAAACTAGATGAAAATACAGGCGTTGTCGTATTAGCAGGTGTTACAGTAGATTCAGCAAAAGTATCTATTCCATGTGCAAAACCAAATACATGGTACTATGTACAAGTTGATGGTATTGATATGTCATTATTAGGATTTACATTACCTGGAGCTACAGATAACTTTTTATTCAATTTACAAGTTAGAGATTTAGGAAATTATTCTAAACGTGCTTCTAATGATAATTTAGTGAATGCACTTCCAATGGATAGTACTGTTACAGCACCAGGTTTATATGTTTTACCAGCAGGCGGTACAAAATCAAGATATGGACATAATATATGTGCTACTTGCGAAAATAATGAAAGTGGAGACTATTGTGGAACTAGTGAAACTGGTCATACTGCAATATTTAGTGCAGAGGATGAAACAGTATGGTTTTATTTTACAACATCTGATAATCCAGGTGTAACAACTATAACTGTTGCAGACAATCCAAGTATTTCTGGTACATTCTCACCAAACTTTACATTGTATTATTACAACCAAACAATGGGTAATCCAGCATTTAGAGTAACAAATGCACCAAGTAGAGTAATAATTCAAGAAGGTTCAAGTTCTACAGGTGTAAGTTCTACATCAGAATCATTTACTTGTTTGTTACCTAATACAAGATATTTAATACAAATTGATGGTAATGATAATGTACCATTTACTGTAGACCAAGGTGACTTTATCGTTACAGTTTCTGATGATGGTTCTGGAAATCCTGGACCAAGTAATGACTTGATATGTAGTGCAGAAGCATTGAGTACTAGTATGGCTAGTGCTGTAAATAGAACTAATAAATGCTCATGGGAAGAAACAGGAGAACCAAATACAAGTAATAATATGGGTGGAACAGGAGATGATGTGACTTCTAATGATTATGACGAAACTGTTTGGTTCACATTTGTGCCAACTGCAGAACAAAGTGTTAGAATGCAATTAGATGTAACATCAGGTATGTTAGGTGGAATTAATTATGTATTGTATGAAGTGCCAAGTACAACAACAATAACTTGCACAGGCACACCAGCTGATATTCCAACATGGAGTCAATTAAAAGAAATTGCAAGTGGTTCTTCAACATTATTAGTAGGTAATGAAATTGATGAAACATGGCCATGTTTGAAAACATCAAAACGATATTATTTACAAATTGATGGAAATGATTTAGTAGGCTCTGTTGATGTTGGTAATTTTAATATTCAGTTGACAAACTCAAATCAAACAACTCCATTAAATGATGATATTTGTGGTATTGGTGCAACACCAGGTGCATTCCCATCTACTTCAACATCTGGTAATTTTGGTACATTTACAACTTCTACAACAAAAGCATTTACTGCACAAAATAATACATGTGCAACACAACAGGTTGGAGAGCCAGAAACAGATGGACCATTAGATGATATTACTGATGGTAGCTATGACCATACATTGTGGTATAAGTTTGTTGCAAGCAACACAGATGGTACTTACAATATTAATGTTACCAATGGTGCAGGAGATGCAATAAATGCTTATATTGGAGTTTGGAGAGAGGATAATACGTCAGGTGCTCCAGTTTGTACATCAACAACATGGAACAATATGACACAAATTAAAGAATCTAATAATGTAGATTTAAATAATAATGAAACACTAGGTTTAGCATGTTGGGAAATAGAAGAAGGTAAAACATACTATGTGCAAATTCAAGGTATTGATGGCGTATTAGGTGGCGATGTAGGAAATAACTTTAGTGTTTCTGTACAATTTACATCAGGTACAACTAATCCAGCTGATAATATTTGTACTGCGCCAACAGCGAATATTGGAACGACATATAATGCTGATAACAGATGTGCTACATCACAAGCAAATGAGCCAAATGTTTCGCCAATGCCACAAACTCCATCAAATGGTAGTTCTTATGACGAAACATTATGGTATCAATTTGTTGCACCTGCTTCTGGAGAAGTAAGATTAACCTTATCAAACTTCAGCGTACCTTTATTGTTGTCAGTAAATATGAATTTATATGAAGCACCAACAGGTTATAATTGTGCTACAAATGGATTTACAGGATTAATGTTAAATGAGTCATCAGGATTTTTAACAAGTGGATTGGGAAGTACTGACTTTAGATGTTTGTCTCCAGGTAAAACTTATTATATCCAATTTGATGGTAATGACCTTTTTACTGATAGAGGAACTTGGGATTTTGTAATTAATGATTTATATGCTGAAAATGTAGCCCCAGCAAACGACGAGCCTTGTGGAGCAGAAGATGTTACACAACATATAAGAAGTGCTGCATTTGGACCATGTTCTTCTGATGGACAATATCTTACCAAAATATATGTTGTAAAAGATACAGCAACAGATATAGACCAAGCAACTAAAACAGCAACAGCTATTGGTTGTAATGGAGAAAGTAACTGTAATGACTATTGGTTTAAATTCACTGTTCCATTGAGTGCTACAGGAATTAGAATACAAGGGAATGATGAATATTCATCTATAGCAGGAATAAATAATTCAGATCAACATATTGGAATATATAGAGCACCTAGTGGTTGCAGTGGTGTCTTACAACAAGTGAATTGTGGTTCTGGTGGATTTGGTAATGATGTTGATATGACAGTTGCTGCTTTCCCTGGCGAGACATTATATTTACAAGTATTTAATGCAGATGCACCAACTAACCCAAATGATGTAACATTTGGTTTCTGCTTATCTGTAGATTGTCCTGCAAAACTACCTTGTAGTACATCATCAAGTATTGGTTATGACCAACCACAATGTTGGAATATGAATACCAATGGTACAGACTATAATCCTATATATTATGATTGTTTGTCAGAAGCAAATAACTCTGTGAATTATTTTACATTCAATACAGATTGTGATGGTACACCAGTTGATACTGTTCAAATGATATTCTCATTAACAAATTTAGGTTGCGGAAAAACAGCAATGTCAATGATGCAAGATAATACACCATGTACACCAGATTATCAAGAAGTAATTGTGAATTGTGCAGTATTTGAGGAAGTATTAGGTGGTACTACGGCAACTAACTTTAATCAAACATATATATTACCTAGATGTACAAAATATGTAGTACAAATCATTAGTGATGAAAATGAAGCAAGTTGTGCATCTGCAGGACAAATATTGTTTGTAAAAGGAACATCGCCAACAACTATATTGCCAATTGAATTATTATCATTTACAGGTTATAATGATGGTGAAGTCAATGTATTGAATTGGACAACAGCATCTGAAATTAACTCTTTGAAATTTGAAATTGAAAAATCTTATGATGCTACCAATTTTGAATATATAGGAGAAAAATTAGCTGCTGGAAATAGTAATATTCCAGTTGATTATACATTCAATGATGAAAATCCACAAGTTGGAGATAATTACTATAGATTGAAAATGTACGATACAGATGGTACATTCAAATATTCAGAGATTATTAATATCAAATTAGGAGAGAACAATACTGCAATTAATGATGGTATAGTGAAAATATATCCTAATCCAACTAATGGTTTATTGAATATTCAATACCAAGCAAGTAGAGCAACTGAATTAGACTTGAATGTATTTGATGTAACTGGCAGAAATATGATAAACGAGGCTAAGAAAGTAGAAAGAGGTATGAATATCATACAAATTGATGCTATGCAGTTTGCAAAAGGTATGTATATCTTAAATTTACTAGATAAAGAACAACAACAAAATCATCAAGCTAAGTTCGTTAAAGAATAA
- a CDS encoding FKBP-type peptidyl-prolyl cis-trans isomerase, whose translation MKKYSILILSIAVLLVSACKSGGSYKNANPKTSMDSVSYAVGLQIASQLRQNGLDSTINPELLARAIYDVMNSKKQLFGGDTIAAVLMKQFNPQAYQQAEFNKKKEKDFFAKNGTAADVKTTSSGLQYQIISTGTGQKPTESNTVKVHYKGMLLDSTVFDSSIDRKEPAIFPLANLIQGWKEGILLMPVGSKFKFFVPSKLAYGMQGIPQAGIGPNEPLIFEVELISIEPDAPQMNPMEMQQEMH comes from the coding sequence ATGAAGAAGTATTCTATTTTAATTTTAAGCATTGCTGTATTATTAGTTTCAGCATGTAAGTCTGGTGGTTCGTATAAAAATGCAAACCCAAAAACATCAATGGATTCAGTGTCGTATGCTGTTGGTCTACAAATTGCATCACAATTAAGACAAAATGGTCTAGATAGTACAATCAACCCAGAATTATTAGCACGTGCAATCTATGATGTAATGAATAGTAAAAAACAATTATTCGGAGGCGATACCATTGCAGCTGTCTTAATGAAACAATTTAATCCACAAGCTTATCAGCAAGCAGAATTCAACAAAAAGAAAGAAAAAGATTTCTTTGCAAAAAATGGTACAGCAGCTGATGTAAAAACTACAAGTTCTGGATTACAATATCAAATAATTTCTACAGGTACAGGACAAAAACCTACTGAAAGTAATACTGTAAAAGTACATTACAAAGGTATGTTGTTAGACAGTACTGTTTTTGATAGTTCTATTGATAGAAAAGAGCCAGCTATTTTTCCTTTAGCAAATCTTATACAAGGATGGAAAGAAGGTATCTTATTAATGCCTGTTGGTTCTAAATTCAAATTCTTTGTACCATCAAAATTAGCATATGGTATGCAAGGAATTCCACAAGCAGGAATTGGTCCAAATGAGCCATTAATTTTTGAAGTAGAATTGATTTCTATTGAGCCAGACGCTCCACAAATGAATCCAATGGAGATGCAACAAGAAATGCACTAA
- a CDS encoding serine hydrolase has product MNKKITALKIFTVIIVFVLSILVFKLNDSLRVPSIFDGKFYNTLSIPSATKKTELKKELRQIPELQLWADSSTYLENLYTDIFLKNTNTTSFLIVKNGKIIFERYLNGVKEGDITQVFSVTKVFITALLGIAIKEGIIESNQLPVSFFYDNLKNPLYDSLKLEYLCQMTSGLNYDEYGNLLQTVRFYYNRDLQSAIENAKFTYKPGKVFKYKSIDTQILGDCITKALKDKSFTTYLYEKIWEPLGMQDSSFFTVDSRLTRVPKYYGGLNTTARDLAKFGVMIANNGMYNGKQVVPKSWLNQCDDEAMRSKSEERYCNAWYYSVDDSLSNVYYAAGFNGQTMLINESKKVVIIRLGIEKGNVHWYPILKRLSEIV; this is encoded by the coding sequence ATGAATAAAAAAATAACTGCATTAAAAATATTTACAGTTATAATAGTATTTGTGCTAAGTATATTAGTATTCAAATTAAATGATTCATTACGTGTGCCAAGTATATTTGATGGTAAGTTTTACAATACATTAAGTATCCCATCAGCAACAAAAAAAACAGAATTAAAAAAAGAATTAAGACAAATTCCAGAATTACAACTTTGGGCAGATTCTTCAACATATTTAGAAAATTTATATACAGATATATTTTTAAAAAACACAAATACTACATCATTTCTAATTGTAAAAAATGGTAAAATCATTTTTGAAAGATACCTTAATGGTGTAAAAGAAGGCGACATTACCCAAGTATTTTCTGTTACAAAAGTATTTATTACAGCTTTGTTAGGTATAGCAATCAAAGAAGGCATAATAGAAAGCAACCAATTACCAGTTTCCTTTTTTTATGATAATTTAAAAAATCCATTGTATGATAGTCTTAAGCTAGAATATCTTTGCCAAATGACTTCTGGATTAAACTATGATGAATATGGAAATTTATTACAAACAGTTAGATTTTATTACAATAGAGATTTGCAATCTGCCATTGAAAATGCAAAATTTACATACAAACCAGGAAAAGTATTTAAGTATAAATCTATAGATACTCAAATTTTAGGAGATTGCATAACGAAAGCATTAAAAGATAAGAGTTTTACTACATATTTATACGAAAAAATATGGGAACCATTAGGTATGCAAGATTCTTCTTTTTTTACTGTCGATAGTCGACTTACAAGAGTACCCAAATACTATGGTGGATTAAATACTACTGCTAGAGATTTGGCAAAATTTGGTGTAATGATTGCCAACAATGGTATGTATAATGGCAAACAGGTAGTGCCAAAATCTTGGCTCAATCAATGTGATGATGAAGCAATGAGAAGCAAATCAGAAGAAAGATACTGCAATGCATGGTACTATTCAGTAGATGATAGTTTGAGCAATGTATATTATGCAGCTGGTTTTAACGGACAAACGATGCTCATAAATGAATCTAAAAAAGTAGTCATTATTCGTCTAGGCATTGAGAAAGGCAATGTACATTGGTATCCAATCTTGAAAAGATTGTCAGAAATTGTTTAA